A stretch of Natronococcus sp. CG52 DNA encodes these proteins:
- a CDS encoding MFS transporter codes for MSEGASRYRWRFVVAAALAAGLAGTYQFVWPVLRDPIVTESGASSVTIGTVFTVLVVTQTLAAFPSGWVRDRVGPRIPMLVATLFVVVGYAGVALVPGVPELYLWFAIGGAGVGIAYNVAINTPAEWFRTRRGLTTGVVSMSFSLTSFVLVPVLRWSVHADYAATMLALAAAAGATSLLAALVLRDPTPGGGAVDATATDGGTRPVGDDASAEPERVVPWRAMIRTREFWLLYAIFVAVNGVGLMVLEKAVTYGSQLGFTGAQATAAAAVIALGQGMGVLFGGAASDKLGPKRTIAGSLFLSGIAVCGIVSADQLGLGWVFVACVGLVMFFRSPAFGILPGVVNQRYGQAYASENYGVMLTAKLWGGVFGGTLTSLLVARVGWSATFLVGAALALGVGALALVAFHRETA; via the coding sequence ATGTCCGAGGGGGCCTCCCGCTATCGGTGGCGATTCGTCGTCGCCGCGGCGCTCGCCGCCGGTCTCGCCGGCACCTACCAGTTCGTCTGGCCGGTGCTCCGGGATCCGATCGTCACCGAGTCCGGCGCCTCGAGCGTCACGATCGGGACCGTATTCACCGTCCTGGTCGTCACCCAGACGCTCGCGGCGTTCCCGTCGGGGTGGGTCCGCGACCGCGTCGGGCCGCGGATCCCGATGCTGGTCGCGACGCTGTTCGTCGTCGTCGGCTACGCTGGCGTCGCGCTCGTCCCCGGGGTACCCGAACTCTACCTCTGGTTCGCGATCGGCGGCGCGGGCGTCGGCATCGCCTACAACGTGGCGATCAACACGCCCGCGGAGTGGTTCCGCACCCGCCGCGGGCTGACGACCGGCGTGGTGAGCATGTCGTTTAGCCTGACGAGTTTCGTCCTCGTTCCGGTCCTCCGCTGGAGCGTCCACGCCGACTACGCCGCGACGATGCTCGCGCTCGCGGCCGCGGCGGGCGCCACCTCGCTGCTCGCCGCGCTCGTCCTCCGAGACCCGACGCCCGGAGGCGGAGCCGTCGACGCGACCGCGACCGACGGCGGAACCAGGCCCGTCGGTGACGATGCCTCCGCCGAGCCGGAACGAGTCGTCCCCTGGAGGGCGATGATCCGAACCCGTGAGTTCTGGCTACTGTATGCGATCTTCGTCGCCGTCAACGGCGTGGGGCTCATGGTCCTCGAGAAGGCGGTCACCTACGGGAGCCAGCTGGGTTTTACCGGGGCCCAGGCGACCGCTGCGGCGGCGGTCATCGCGCTCGGGCAGGGGATGGGCGTGCTCTTCGGCGGGGCGGCCTCCGATAAACTCGGGCCGAAACGAACGATCGCCGGCTCGCTGTTCCTCTCGGGGATCGCCGTCTGCGGGATCGTCTCGGCGGACCAGCTCGGCCTCGGCTGGGTCTTCGTCGCCTGTGTCGGGCTCGTGATGTTCTTTCGGAGCCCCGCGTTCGGCATCCTGCCGGGCGTGGTCAACCAGCGCTACGGACAGGCGTACGCCTCGGAGAACTACGGCGTCATGCTCACGGCAAAGCTCTGGGGCGGCGTCTTCGGCGGCACCCTTACCAGCCTGCTCGTCGCGCGGGTCGGCTGGTCCGCGACGTTCCTCGTCGGCGCGGCGCTGGCCCTCGGCGTCGGTGCGCTCGCGCTCGTCGCGTTCCACCGTGAAACCGCATGA
- a CDS encoding DEAD/DEAH box helicase, whose translation MHTEDDERTNSSKTIPITGEELIDTFPRYREEGDVSVLEIPGRSAATAPNADVLRPELAGPLEDDLFSHQAEALSALGRDENVCAATSTSSGKTRIYALQIARNYLEARARNEDATAYVLYPTKALSRDQERELNDFFDDLGLDISVRVYDGDTESGETRRRIREDADVVISNFAGVNTYLHDHDRWARFLSACDLLVIDESHTYTGVHGMHVAWIVRRLKRVLDYYGADPQFVLTSATIGNPGAHSSALIDEPVAVVDEDGSPTGPRDLVLWNPPPRARESEDGEEGEEGGGETDETEDAIVERVPATVEAPKLLSHLTYHDAQTLLFTPSRKLAELSVKRASKHRRDRRRYYTNPDRGSAIQPYHAGHSRANRHGTEHQLKTGILDGVASTNALELGINVGEMDATVQLGYPGQRQSFWQQIGRAGRGTKRALSVLVADHRTLDQYVVSNPDYLLESDVEDAVVDVDNDAVFARHLRCAADELALEEADADEFADRERLERAVEMWRRAGQLAGHLETGVSYVGPPRPQGSISLYATSGEEYEVELADGVDEAHDPGMEPLAEERVLRDFHEGAVRLHQGQQYEVCEVDRSSPRPTVTLRPTDVDYYTRTRTDVTVLDAVSEESRDVGAFTLHFGSGRVLVYHGTYDEVAVHGGEKKEQGIPTENPPLSIETQLCWLEVPDRVETALVEKYRDFSVPEMDGDLAETAHLGYAGGLHAAEHATIGVAPLELMVDKRDLGGLATLSIDSHLEQEPNAESGDTASGAEPRNVAAAEATVREIANGLEREPVSGWFIYDGIDGGLGFARAIYENFEAVAVRARDLIADCDCGRADGCPACVMDDQCGNDNQPLHRACAIDVLDQLLGNEDVDVLDAYLPDGEYGGDRRPPLFYS comes from the coding sequence ATGCACACCGAAGACGACGAGCGGACCAACTCCTCGAAAACGATCCCGATCACCGGCGAGGAGCTGATCGACACGTTCCCCCGGTATCGGGAGGAGGGGGACGTCTCCGTCCTCGAGATTCCCGGCCGTTCGGCGGCGACGGCCCCGAACGCGGACGTGCTCCGACCCGAACTCGCCGGGCCGCTCGAGGACGACCTCTTCTCTCACCAGGCCGAAGCGCTCTCCGCGCTCGGACGGGACGAGAACGTGTGCGCGGCGACGAGCACCTCATCGGGCAAGACCCGGATCTACGCCCTCCAGATCGCCCGGAACTACCTCGAGGCGCGCGCTCGAAACGAGGACGCGACGGCGTACGTGCTCTACCCCACGAAGGCGCTCTCGCGGGACCAGGAGCGGGAACTGAACGACTTCTTCGACGATCTCGGACTCGATATTTCGGTTCGGGTCTACGACGGCGACACCGAGTCCGGCGAGACGCGCCGGCGGATCCGCGAGGACGCCGACGTCGTGATTTCGAACTTCGCGGGGGTGAACACCTACCTGCACGATCACGACCGCTGGGCGCGATTCCTCTCGGCCTGCGACCTCCTCGTGATCGACGAGTCCCACACCTACACCGGCGTCCACGGCATGCACGTCGCCTGGATCGTCCGCCGGTTGAAGCGCGTCCTCGACTACTACGGCGCCGACCCGCAGTTCGTCCTCACGAGCGCGACGATCGGCAATCCGGGAGCGCACTCGAGCGCGCTGATCGACGAACCGGTCGCCGTCGTCGACGAGGACGGCTCGCCGACGGGGCCGCGGGATCTCGTGCTCTGGAATCCCCCGCCTCGTGCGCGAGAGAGCGAGGACGGTGAGGAGGGAGAGGAGGGCGGCGGCGAGACCGACGAGACGGAGGACGCCATCGTCGAGCGGGTCCCGGCGACCGTCGAGGCGCCGAAACTGCTCTCGCACCTGACCTACCACGACGCCCAGACGCTGCTGTTTACGCCCTCGAGAAAGCTGGCGGAACTCTCGGTCAAGCGCGCGTCGAAACACCGCCGCGACCGACGGCGGTACTACACGAACCCCGACCGCGGCAGCGCGATCCAGCCTTACCACGCGGGTCACTCGCGGGCCAACCGCCACGGCACCGAACACCAGCTCAAAACGGGCATCCTCGACGGCGTCGCCTCGACGAACGCCCTCGAGTTGGGGATCAACGTCGGCGAGATGGACGCGACGGTCCAGCTCGGCTATCCCGGTCAGCGACAGTCGTTCTGGCAGCAAATCGGCCGCGCGGGCCGTGGCACCAAGCGCGCGCTCTCGGTGCTCGTCGCCGATCACCGAACCCTCGACCAGTACGTCGTCTCGAATCCCGACTACCTGCTCGAGAGCGACGTCGAGGACGCGGTCGTCGACGTCGACAACGACGCCGTCTTCGCTCGACATCTCCGGTGTGCGGCCGACGAACTCGCGCTCGAGGAGGCCGACGCCGACGAGTTCGCCGACCGCGAGCGCCTCGAGCGCGCCGTCGAGATGTGGCGGCGCGCGGGCCAGCTTGCGGGCCACCTCGAGACGGGCGTCTCGTACGTCGGCCCGCCGCGGCCGCAGGGATCGATCTCGCTGTACGCGACGTCGGGAGAGGAGTACGAGGTCGAACTCGCGGACGGCGTCGACGAGGCGCACGACCCGGGGATGGAGCCCCTCGCCGAGGAGCGCGTTCTGCGGGACTTCCACGAAGGAGCGGTCAGGCTTCACCAGGGTCAGCAGTACGAGGTGTGCGAGGTCGACCGTAGCTCGCCGCGACCCACAGTGACGCTCCGGCCGACGGACGTCGACTACTACACGCGGACCCGAACCGACGTGACGGTTCTCGACGCCGTCTCGGAGGAGTCCCGCGACGTCGGTGCGTTCACGCTCCACTTCGGCTCCGGCCGGGTGCTGGTCTACCACGGCACCTACGACGAGGTCGCCGTCCACGGCGGCGAGAAGAAGGAGCAGGGGATCCCGACCGAGAACCCGCCGCTGTCGATCGAGACGCAGCTCTGCTGGCTCGAGGTGCCCGACCGCGTCGAGACCGCACTCGTCGAGAAGTATCGCGACTTTTCGGTGCCGGAGATGGACGGCGACCTCGCCGAGACCGCACACCTCGGCTACGCCGGCGGCCTCCACGCCGCCGAGCACGCGACGATCGGCGTCGCCCCGCTCGAGTTGATGGTCGACAAGCGCGACCTCGGCGGACTCGCGACGCTCTCGATCGACTCGCACCTCGAGCAGGAGCCGAACGCGGAATCCGGAGATACGGCGAGCGGTGCGGAACCCCGGAACGTCGCCGCGGCCGAGGCCACCGTTCGGGAGATCGCGAACGGCCTCGAGCGCGAGCCGGTCAGCGGCTGGTTCATCTACGACGGGATCGACGGCGGGCTCGGCTTCGCGCGGGCGATCTACGAGAACTTCGAGGCGGTCGCGGTGCGGGCGCGCGACCTGATCGCCGACTGCGACTGCGGCCGCGCCGACGGCTGTCCGGCCTGCGTGATGGACGACCAGTGCGGGAACGACAACCAGCCGTTACACCGGGCGTGTGCGATCGACGTGCTGGATCAACTTCTCGGGAACGAGGACGTCGACGTGCTGGACGCCTACCTGCCTGACGGCGAGTACGGCGGCGATCGCCGGCCGCCACTGTTCTACTCGTAG
- a CDS encoding ribonuclease H-like domain-containing protein, whose translation MTGRDGARLLALPPSAIADRPIATLRDIDATLEPDGVWVLGPSRESQAFARVRRTFDAPTFHPPLETGDGRISRQPLAPGLEVAAVQGPSALRVSPDAVSNALCDPDVVALVCDDVATATRPTALETTLEHAPALTDALPAGRVTTVLTGGEPAGYDALWHLEAESGTIRAVDHDPALGCEPAGDDCVSVRVQGSGPAEGYGGSQSIGILELAADGTVAADTRAATDFGLEAVSGVGPKTAGRLAERGVTARSALLETPIETLADCPGVGRTRARTMHHHATVLETGEPRRLTDESLPGENWSEPPLCLDVETDGLSPTIVWQVGVYDPATDTHRAFVERDDPDDPVSVLEAFCDWLLGVHPNRALLTWNGWRFDYRHLGAFIARHLPYYVDEWESIPQFDLYYWAVGNENAILPGRTNELAVVADALGYEGRETGLDGAQTAAAYQRFMRTGRELEWDRHEAYCEDDCRALWRVYERLREAERVPQDGNTTGSTGSSDSGSGRSASNTATDGEQTGLGDF comes from the coding sequence ATGACCGGTCGCGACGGCGCCCGCCTGCTCGCCCTCCCGCCGTCGGCTATCGCCGATCGGCCGATCGCGACGCTTCGGGATATCGACGCGACCCTCGAGCCCGACGGCGTCTGGGTGCTCGGCCCGTCGCGCGAGTCGCAGGCGTTCGCCCGCGTTCGACGGACGTTCGACGCGCCGACCTTTCACCCGCCGCTCGAGACCGGCGACGGTCGCATCTCCCGACAGCCGCTCGCACCGGGTCTCGAGGTTGCAGCCGTCCAGGGACCGAGCGCGCTTCGCGTGTCCCCCGACGCGGTCTCGAACGCGCTGTGCGATCCCGACGTCGTCGCCCTCGTCTGCGACGACGTCGCGACGGCGACCCGACCGACGGCCCTCGAGACGACTCTCGAGCACGCGCCGGCGCTGACCGACGCGCTCCCCGCCGGCCGCGTAACGACCGTCCTGACGGGCGGCGAACCGGCCGGCTACGACGCGCTGTGGCACCTCGAAGCCGAGTCCGGGACGATCCGCGCCGTCGATCACGATCCCGCGCTCGGCTGCGAACCCGCCGGCGACGACTGCGTCTCCGTTCGCGTACAGGGATCGGGCCCCGCCGAGGGATACGGCGGTTCGCAATCGATCGGCATCCTCGAACTCGCAGCCGACGGTACCGTCGCCGCCGACACGCGCGCGGCGACCGACTTCGGCCTCGAGGCGGTCTCCGGAGTCGGCCCGAAAACCGCCGGACGGCTCGCTGAGCGCGGCGTGACGGCGCGCTCGGCGCTTCTCGAGACGCCGATCGAGACGCTCGCCGACTGTCCCGGCGTCGGTCGAACCCGCGCGCGTACGATGCATCACCACGCGACCGTCCTCGAGACGGGCGAGCCGCGACGACTCACCGACGAGTCGCTGCCGGGCGAGAACTGGTCGGAGCCGCCGCTGTGTCTCGACGTCGAAACCGACGGCCTCTCGCCGACGATCGTCTGGCAGGTCGGGGTCTACGATCCCGCGACGGACACCCACCGCGCGTTCGTCGAGCGCGACGATCCCGACGACCCGGTGTCGGTGCTCGAGGCCTTCTGCGACTGGCTCCTCGGCGTCCACCCGAACAGGGCGCTGCTCACCTGGAACGGCTGGCGGTTCGACTACCGCCACCTCGGAGCCTTCATCGCCCGCCACCTCCCCTACTACGTCGACGAGTGGGAGTCGATCCCCCAGTTCGACCTCTACTACTGGGCGGTCGGGAACGAGAACGCGATCCTTCCCGGCCGGACGAACGAACTCGCGGTCGTCGCCGACGCGCTCGGCTACGAGGGGAGGGAGACCGGCCTCGACGGGGCGCAAACTGCGGCGGCCTACCAGCGGTTTATGCGAACCGGCCGGGAACTCGAGTGGGACCGCCACGAAGCTTACTGCGAGGACGACTGCCGAGCGCTGTGGCGCGTCTACGAGCGACTCCGAGAGGCGGAACGGGTGCCGCAGGACGGGAACACGACCGGATCGACGGGTTCGAGCGATTCCGGCTCGGGAAGATCGGCCTCGAACACCGCGACCGACGGCGAACAGACCGGATTGGGTGACTTCTGA
- the thyA gene encoding thymidylate synthase has product MQQYLDLVDSVLSDGSYKPNRTGVDTISSFSEHYEVDLQEGYPLLTTKQMDGYRWNSMLHEVCWYLSGEEHIRTLREETKIWDAWADDEGRLDTAYGRFWRRYPVPDGESQLEGESWPDASQQWVTEEEDGRRTFDQLQYVIDTLSDSPNSRRLVVNAWHPANAAVSMLPPCHYSFVFNVQGDRLNCHLTQRSGDVALGIPFNIAAYALLTKVIAQQTGFEPGTFAHTVVDSHVYCGRGERGEWYADNLEELQSRLADADEREDYLEVREWLESEAPAEVEGEERFDHVPGLLEQLSREPLERPTLEVADVSIDELSADDLELKNYDSHEGLEFAVAE; this is encoded by the coding sequence ATGCAACAGTACCTCGATCTCGTCGACTCCGTGCTTTCGGACGGGTCGTACAAGCCCAACCGAACCGGCGTCGACACGATTTCGTCGTTCAGCGAGCACTACGAGGTCGACCTCCAAGAGGGGTACCCGCTGCTCACGACGAAGCAGATGGACGGCTATCGGTGGAACTCGATGCTTCACGAGGTCTGCTGGTACCTCTCGGGCGAGGAGCACATCCGCACCCTTCGCGAGGAAACCAAGATCTGGGACGCCTGGGCAGACGACGAAGGGCGACTCGACACCGCTTACGGCCGGTTCTGGCGGCGGTACCCGGTTCCGGACGGAGAGAGCCAGCTCGAGGGCGAAAGCTGGCCCGACGCCTCCCAACAGTGGGTCACCGAGGAGGAAGACGGCCGCCGCACGTTCGACCAGCTCCAGTACGTGATCGACACGCTCTCCGACTCGCCGAACTCCCGGCGGCTCGTGGTCAACGCCTGGCATCCCGCCAACGCGGCCGTCTCGATGCTGCCGCCGTGTCACTACTCGTTCGTCTTCAACGTCCAGGGAGACCGGTTGAACTGCCACCTCACTCAGCGCTCGGGCGACGTCGCGCTCGGGATTCCGTTCAACATCGCCGCCTACGCGCTCCTCACGAAGGTGATCGCCCAGCAGACCGGCTTCGAGCCCGGGACCTTCGCCCACACCGTCGTCGACTCGCACGTCTACTGCGGCCGCGGCGAGCGCGGCGAGTGGTACGCCGACAACCTCGAGGAGCTCCAGTCGAGGCTCGCGGACGCCGACGAGCGCGAGGACTACCTCGAGGTTCGCGAGTGGCTCGAGTCCGAAGCCCCCGCCGAGGTCGAGGGTGAGGAACGCTTCGATCACGTTCCCGGCCTGCTCGAGCAGCTGTCCCGCGAACCGCTCGAACGACCGACACTCGAGGTCGCCGACGTCTCCATCGACGAACTGTCCGCGGACGACCTCGAGTTGAAGAACTACGACTCCCACGAGGGACTCGAGTTCGCGGTGGCCGAATGA
- a CDS encoding dihydrofolate reductase, with protein MTGSSRDAAEPAALETDLELAAIVAVADNGVIGNDGEMPWHLPADLAHFKETTMDHPVITGRVTYEGILEALGEPLPGRTTIVLTSRELETPENAVVAGNLGEALEAAERAAERHDGAERAFVAGGATVYEQFLPALDRLLVTEVHDEPVGDTHFPDWDRDAFEEVSRDERDGFAFVEYVRGRG; from the coding sequence ATGACCGGGAGTAGCCGCGACGCCGCGGAACCGGCGGCGCTCGAGACCGACCTCGAACTCGCCGCCATCGTCGCCGTCGCCGACAACGGGGTGATCGGAAACGACGGGGAGATGCCGTGGCACCTCCCGGCGGATCTGGCCCACTTCAAGGAGACGACGATGGACCACCCGGTGATCACGGGTCGGGTGACCTACGAGGGAATCCTCGAGGCACTCGGCGAACCGCTCCCGGGACGGACGACGATCGTACTGACGAGCCGAGAACTCGAGACGCCCGAAAACGCCGTCGTCGCCGGAAACCTCGGGGAAGCGCTCGAGGCGGCGGAGCGGGCCGCCGAGCGCCACGACGGCGCTGAGAGGGCGTTCGTCGCGGGAGGCGCCACGGTTTACGAACAGTTCCTGCCCGCACTCGATCGACTGCTCGTGACCGAAGTACACGACGAACCGGTCGGCGATACGCACTTTCCGGACTGGGATCGGGACGCGTTCGAGGAGGTGTCGCGCGACGAGCGCGACGGCTTCGCGTTCGTCGAGTACGTCCGCGGGCGCGGGTAA
- a CDS encoding calcium-binding protein: MTKDNTETLNDSRDSLVKKGALAATAVALGAGATAGTASAQEDGEVVVPGDDYHPDLDFEVTSQLDEGSKNDLLETAGLDAEFSDPDDWDVYVINYDMGGSAQALGYLMTEDLDIEAGDSGTMDEDATIRNSELNLMEFTP, translated from the coding sequence ATGACAAAAGATAACACTGAAACCCTCAACGACTCGAGAGATTCGCTCGTGAAGAAGGGGGCGCTCGCCGCGACGGCGGTCGCCCTCGGCGCAGGCGCGACGGCGGGAACCGCTTCCGCCCAGGAAGACGGTGAGGTGGTCGTCCCGGGCGACGACTACCACCCCGATCTCGACTTCGAGGTCACCTCGCAGCTGGACGAAGGGTCGAAGAACGACCTGCTCGAAACCGCCGGTCTGGACGCAGAGTTCTCCGACCCGGACGACTGGGACGTCTACGTCATCAACTACGATATGGGCGGGTCCGCCCAGGCGCTCGGCTACCTGATGACGGAGGACCTCGACATCGAAGCCGGTGACAGCGGCACGATGGACGAGGATGCAACGATTCGCAACTCCGAGCTGAACCTGATGGAATTCACGCCCTGA
- a CDS encoding twin-arginine translocation signal domain-containing protein: MVEDNNVFSDSRRSFMKKGALATTAVALGAGATTGTASAQQDDGADVVVFGDDYLPGVDFDIASQADTGTRDDVYEATGLDEEFSDPDDWDLFFISYDTGGSAPTLGYLMTENGLSAGDSDTMGTDGSVRNSELNLIEVTLGAAAEEEEPAEEEEPAEEEEPAEEEEPPEEEEPEEENESGGGGGGGGGGD; the protein is encoded by the coding sequence ATGGTAGAAGACAACAACGTATTCAGTGACTCGAGACGCTCGTTCATGAAGAAGGGGGCGCTCGCCACGACGGCGGTCGCCCTCGGCGCAGGCGCGACGACGGGAACCGCTTCCGCCCAGCAAGACGACGGCGCTGACGTGGTCGTGTTCGGCGACGACTACCTCCCCGGTGTCGACTTCGACATCGCCTCGCAGGCGGACACGGGAACGAGAGACGACGTGTACGAAGCCACCGGTCTGGACGAAGAGTTCTCCGACCCGGACGACTGGGACCTTTTCTTCATCAGTTACGACACGGGCGGCTCCGCCCCGACGCTCGGCTACCTGATGACGGAGAACGGCCTCAGTGCCGGCGACAGCGACACGATGGGCACGGACGGGTCGGTTCGCAACTCCGAGCTGAACCTAATTGAAGTAACCCTCGGCGCAGCGGCGGAGGAAGAGGAGCCGGCGGAGGAAGAGGAGCCGGCGGAGGAAGAGGAGCCGGCGGAGGAAGAGGAGCCGCCGGAAGAAGAGGAGCCGGAGGAAGAGAATGAATCCGGCGGCGGCGGCGGCGGTGGCGGCGGCGGCGACTGA
- a CDS encoding thioredoxin domain-containing protein yields MSHPTERNRLEEEQSPYLRQHADNPVNWQPWDEQALETAREHDVPIFLSIGYSACHWCHVMADESFADEEVAEVLNEHFVPIKVDREERPDVDSIYMTVCQLVSGGGGWPLSAWLTPEGKPFYVGTYFPKEPKRGQPGFLDVLENLRGSWETDRDEIENRADQWTEAAADRLEETSDAVGAAEPPSSDVLERAADAALRSADRQYGGFGSGGPKFPQPSRLRVLARAYDRTGREEYLEVLEGSLTAMIEGGLYDHVGGGFHRYCVDRDWTVPHFEKMLYDNAEIPRVLLAGYQLTGEDRYVEVVAETLEFVSRELTHDEGGFFSTLDAQSEDPETGEREEGAFYVWTPAEVRDVLDDETDAELFCERFDITESGNFEGQNQPNVDASIPELAERFDLEENEVEERLESAREQLFEAREERPRPNRDEKVLASWNGMMIATCAEAALVLGEDEFASMAVDALEFVRDRLWDADEKRLSRRYKDGDVAVQGYLEDYAFLARGALGCYEATGDVDHLAFALELARVIEAEFWDDERETIYFTPESGESLVTRPQELTDQSTPSAAGVAVETLLALDGFASEAQSASSRASGQSPRAEAVDDEEFEEIAASVLQTHAGRLESNALQHATLCLAADRLDAGALEVTVAADELSAEWRDRFASRYLPDRQFALRPPTEDGLEDWLDRLGLEGAPAVWAGREARDGEPTLYVCRNRTCSPPTHDVDEAIAWLDGSSTGGENADAEIEDDVPF; encoded by the coding sequence ATGAGCCACCCGACGGAGCGCAACCGGCTCGAGGAGGAGCAAAGCCCCTACCTGCGCCAGCACGCGGACAACCCCGTCAACTGGCAGCCCTGGGACGAACAGGCGCTCGAGACCGCCCGCGAGCACGACGTCCCGATCTTCCTCTCGATCGGCTACTCGGCGTGTCACTGGTGTCACGTCATGGCGGACGAGAGCTTCGCCGACGAGGAGGTCGCCGAGGTGCTCAACGAGCACTTCGTTCCGATCAAGGTCGACCGCGAGGAGCGTCCGGACGTCGACAGCATCTACATGACCGTCTGTCAGCTGGTCAGCGGCGGCGGCGGCTGGCCGCTCTCGGCGTGGCTCACGCCCGAGGGCAAGCCGTTCTACGTCGGCACTTACTTCCCCAAGGAGCCGAAGCGCGGACAGCCGGGCTTTCTCGACGTTCTCGAGAATCTCCGCGGCTCCTGGGAGACGGACCGCGACGAGATCGAGAACCGGGCCGACCAGTGGACCGAGGCGGCGGCGGACCGACTCGAGGAGACGTCCGACGCGGTCGGCGCCGCGGAGCCGCCCTCGAGCGACGTCCTCGAGCGCGCCGCGGACGCGGCGCTCCGGAGTGCGGACCGCCAGTACGGCGGCTTCGGCTCCGGCGGACCGAAGTTCCCCCAGCCGTCGCGGCTGCGCGTGCTCGCCCGGGCGTACGACCGCACCGGCCGGGAGGAGTACCTCGAGGTGCTCGAAGGCTCGCTCACCGCGATGATCGAGGGCGGGCTCTACGACCACGTCGGCGGCGGCTTCCACCGGTACTGCGTCGATCGGGACTGGACGGTGCCCCACTTCGAGAAGATGCTGTACGACAACGCCGAGATTCCGCGGGTCCTGCTCGCCGGCTACCAGCTCACGGGTGAGGATCGCTACGTCGAGGTCGTCGCGGAGACCCTCGAGTTCGTCTCCCGGGAGCTCACCCACGACGAGGGCGGCTTCTTCAGCACGCTCGACGCCCAGAGCGAAGATCCCGAGACCGGCGAGCGCGAGGAGGGCGCGTTCTACGTCTGGACGCCCGCCGAGGTTCGGGACGTCCTCGATGACGAAACCGACGCCGAACTCTTCTGCGAGCGCTTCGACATCACGGAGTCGGGTAACTTCGAGGGGCAGAACCAGCCGAACGTCGACGCGTCGATCCCCGAACTCGCCGAGCGGTTCGACCTCGAGGAGAACGAGGTCGAAGAGCGGCTCGAGTCCGCCCGCGAGCAGCTGTTCGAGGCCCGCGAGGAGCGGCCGCGACCCAACCGCGACGAGAAGGTGCTCGCGAGCTGGAACGGGATGATGATCGCGACCTGCGCCGAGGCCGCGCTCGTGCTGGGCGAGGACGAGTTCGCCAGTATGGCGGTCGACGCCCTCGAGTTCGTTCGAGATCGGCTCTGGGACGCGGACGAGAAGCGGCTGTCGCGGCGCTACAAGGACGGGGACGTGGCCGTCCAGGGCTACCTCGAGGACTACGCCTTCCTCGCACGCGGAGCCCTCGGTTGCTACGAGGCGACGGGCGACGTCGACCACCTCGCCTTTGCCCTCGAACTCGCCCGCGTCATCGAAGCCGAGTTCTGGGACGACGAGCGAGAGACGATCTACTTCACGCCCGAGAGCGGCGAGTCGCTCGTCACGCGGCCCCAGGAGTTGACCGACCAGTCGACGCCCTCCGCCGCGGGCGTCGCGGTCGAGACCCTTCTCGCGCTCGACGGCTTCGCCAGCGAGGCGCAAAGCGCCTCGAGCCGTGCGAGCGGGCAAAGCCCGCGAGCAGAAGCCGTCGACGACGAGGAGTTCGAGGAGATCGCCGCGTCCGTCCTGCAGACCCACGCCGGTCGCCTCGAGTCGAACGCGCTCCAGCACGCGACGCTCTGTCTCGCCGCGGATCGCCTCGATGCGGGCGCGCTCGAGGTGACGGTCGCCGCCGACGAACTGTCCGCGGAGTGGCGAGACCGCTTCGCCTCGCGGTACCTGCCGGACCGGCAGTTCGCGCTCCGGCCGCCGACCGAGGACGGCCTCGAGGACTGGCTCGACCGACTGGGGCTCGAGGGCGCGCCCGCCGTCTGGGCCGGTCGCGAGGCCCGCGACGGGGAGCCGACGCTGTACGTCTGCCGGAACCGAACCTGCTCGCCGCCGACCCACGACGTCGACGAGGCGATCGCGTGGCTCGACGGTTCGAGTACTGGTGGGGAAAACGCAGACGCCGAAATCGAAGACGACGTGCCGTTCTAG